GGGGTCGGGATCGCGTGGGTGCTGCGGCACGTGGTGGTGCTGCCGTCGGGCTGGCTGTACCGGGAAGTGCTGACGCCCGTCGGGCACGGGCTGCGGTGGCTGCTGGTCGCGGTGTTCGTATGGCCGTGGGTGGGGTTGTGGCGGTACGTGCTCGTGCCGGTCGGGCACGCGCTGCTCTGGATCGGGCGGTACGTGGTCCTGCCGCCGCTCACGCTGCTGTACCGGTACGTCCTCACGCCGCTGGGCCACCTCCTCGTCAGCGCCTGGCACCTCGCCGGCCGGATCACCCGGGCCCTCGGGCGCGGGCTGCGCCGGCTGTGGCGCGGCTGGGTCGCACGGCCCGCCGCGTGGGTCTACCGGCAGGTGGCCACACCCGTCGGGCACGTCGTGCGCGAGGTGTGGCGTACCTCCCGCGCCGCGGTGCGGGAGGCGCGGGCCGAGGTCAGGCGCATCCTGTTCGGGGGGCCGCCCCGGGAACCGGTGAGGTCACGGGCGCGTACTCTGGGTAGTACGACAGCCGCCGACGCGGCACCCGCTCCCGAGATCTCCCTGCACGAGCGGCAGGGGTGAGCCGGACGGGTCGACAGGACTCAGGGCGGCGCGCGAGCCGCGACGCCCCGCACAAGGAGAAGAACCACTGGGCAAGCGACAGCCCGAAGGCCCGCCTCCCGCACCGGTGGTGCAGCGCATTCGTCTGCGCTACACCAAGCGTGGCCGCCTCCGGTTCACCAGCCACCGAGACTTCCAGCGCGCGTTCGAGCGCGCCCTGCGCCGCGCCGAGGTGCCCATGGCGTACTCGGCCGGCTTCACCCCGCACCCCCGGGTCTCGTACGCGAACGCGGCGCCCACCGGCACCGGCAGCGAAGCCGAGTACCTGGAGATCGGCCTCGCCGAGGCCCGCGACCCCGAGAAGCTCCGTGAGCTGCTCGACGAGTCCATGCCGCTCGGCCTCGACATCGTCGACGCCGTCGAGGCCCGCACCTCCGGCCTCGCGGACCGCCTGACGGCCTCCGTCTGGGAGCTGCGCCTGGAGGGCGTGGAGCCCGCCGACGCGGCGCGGGCGGTGGAGACCTTCCTCGCCGCCGAGACGGTGGAGGTGCAGCGCCGGACCAAGAACGGCATCCGGACCTTCGACACCCGCGGCGCCGTCGTCACTCTCGAGGCGCTTCCTGCCCAGGCTGATAGGCCGCTGGACAATGCCTGTGCGATACTGCGGCTGGTTGTTCGGCATTTGACACCTGCCGTGCGACCCGACGACGTCCTGTCCGGTCTCCAAGCTGTGGCCGACCTGGCGCCGCCGGTCCCCGCAGCGGTGACCAGGCTGGCGCAGGGGCTCTTCGACGAGGAGTCCGGCACGGTGACCGACCCGCTCGCGCCCGACCGCGAGGCTGTCACGGCCGCCCCACCCACGGCCGCCGTGAGTGCCGACGCGAAGGCGCCGGAAGGTCCCGCCGCGTAGGGATCGTCGTTGTCGCGCCGCCCTGGCACTCGGGAGCCACCTGGGTCGGGCAGCGCACTGACCTGAAGACTTCCGCCAGGCCGTACGGACAACACGTACGGAACCGGCGGCCATGGACTACAGCTCCCGTGTGGCGAACGCGCCCCGGAGGCCGGCTCCGCGCCCCATTGCGCGGGGCCGTGCCGGACCGGATGTCAGCCGCGGCGCCCGGGAGCGTGACGGGAGAACCGCCCGCATGCTCAACAACGAAAACACCCCCGCCGCCGACAGTGGCAGCCCCAGCGACAACCTGCCTCCGCGCAGGCGTCGCCGCGCGGCTTCCCGGCCGGCCGGCCCGCCCGGCGGCGTCGCCGCCGCCCCCGAGGCCGTCGTGGAGGCGGCGCCCGTGGCTGCCGCCGAGGAGGCTCCGGCCGCCGCTGCGGCTCCGCGTGCCCGTCGTCGTGCCACCCGTGCCGTGACCGCGCCGGCCGCCGTGGCCGAGGCTGCCGAGGCCGTGGTCGTCGAGACCACCCCCGTGGCTGCCGCCGAAGAGGCTCCGGCCGCCGCCGCCCCGCGTACCCGCCGCCGTGCCACCCGCGCCGTCGCCGCTCCCGAGGCCGTCGTCGAGGCCGCCGAGGTCGAGGAGGAGGCTCCGGCCGCCGCTCCGGCTCCGCGTGCCCGTCGTCGTGCCACTCGCGCCGTGACCGCCCCCGAGGCCGTCGTGGCCGAGGCCGAGCCCGTGGCCGCCGAGGCCGTCGTCGAGGCCGCCGAGGTCGAGGAGGAGGCTCCGGCCGCCGCTCCGGCTCCGCGTGCCCGTCGTCGTGCCACCCGCGCCGTCGCCGCCCCGGTCGCCGCCGTCGAGGTCCCCGCGGCCGAGCCCGTGGCTGTCGAGGCCGAGGTCGAGGCCGAGGTCGAG
The Streptomyces sp. NBC_00091 genome window above contains:
- a CDS encoding TIGR03936 family radical SAM-associated protein, which gives rise to MQRIRLRYTKRGRLRFTSHRDFQRAFERALRRAEVPMAYSAGFTPHPRVSYANAAPTGTGSEAEYLEIGLAEARDPEKLRELLDESMPLGLDIVDAVEARTSGLADRLTASVWELRLEGVEPADAARAVETFLAAETVEVQRRTKNGIRTFDTRGAVVTLEALPAQADRPLDNACAILRLVVRHLTPAVRPDDVLSGLQAVADLAPPVPAAVTRLAQGLFDEESGTVTDPLAPDREAVTAAPPTAAVSADAKAPEGPAA